The Deinococcus proteolyticus MRP genome includes a window with the following:
- a CDS encoding SIS domain-containing protein — MTESLNAGASRPEPLMLRETREIPQVLRQQRENNSAVTQALAARLRERMPAYAVTIARGSSDHAGRVIKYALEIGLGLPVGSVGPSVQTVYGRELNLDGALVIAISQSGASPDVVETVQAARRSGAVTVALVNVEDSELAQAAEWVLPLHCGPERAVAATKSYLASLHALLPLLAELTDDAGLRASLDRLPQVCEQTLELEGQARELAERYRFAENLIVLSRGLHFGVGLEAALKMKETSGLHAEAYSAAEFSHGPKRLIAEGVPLLGLTSQDAAAGATAEAYRALQADGADLRTLGPATGSDLTVPASGHPFTDPIPTALAFYLFAAHLSLERGNDPDQPPLLNKVTRTR; from the coding sequence ATGACCGAATCCCTGAACGCTGGGGCTTCCCGCCCCGAACCCCTGATGCTGCGCGAGACCCGCGAGATTCCCCAGGTGCTGCGCCAGCAGCGTGAAAACAACTCCGCCGTGACCCAGGCCCTGGCTGCGCGCCTGCGGGAGCGGATGCCGGCCTATGCGGTCACCATTGCCCGTGGCAGCAGCGACCACGCCGGCCGGGTGATCAAGTACGCCCTGGAAATCGGGCTGGGCCTGCCGGTGGGCAGCGTGGGCCCCAGCGTGCAGACGGTGTATGGCCGTGAACTGAACCTGGATGGGGCGCTGGTCATCGCCATTTCGCAGTCGGGGGCCAGCCCGGACGTGGTGGAAACGGTGCAGGCCGCCCGCCGCAGCGGCGCCGTGACGGTGGCGCTGGTCAATGTGGAAGACTCCGAGCTGGCCCAGGCCGCCGAGTGGGTGTTGCCGCTGCACTGCGGTCCCGAGCGGGCGGTGGCGGCCACCAAGAGCTATCTGGCCAGCCTCCACGCGCTGCTGCCGCTGCTGGCTGAGCTGACCGACGACGCCGGGCTGCGGGCCAGCCTGGACCGTCTGCCGCAGGTGTGTGAGCAGACGTTGGAGCTGGAAGGCCAGGCCCGCGAACTGGCGGAGCGTTACCGCTTTGCCGAGAACCTGATCGTGCTGTCGCGGGGGCTGCATTTCGGGGTGGGCCTGGAAGCGGCCCTGAAGATGAAAGAAACCAGCGGCCTGCACGCCGAAGCCTACTCGGCGGCCGAGTTCAGCCACGGTCCCAAGCGCCTGATTGCCGAGGGGGTGCCGCTGCTGGGCCTGACCTCGCAGGACGCCGCTGCCGGTGCCACTGCCGAGGCTTACCGCGCCCTGCAGGCGGACGGTGCCGACCTGCGCACCCTGGGCCCGGCCACCGGAAGTGACCTTACCGTGCCGGCCAGCGGCCATCCCTTTACCGACCCCATTCCCACAGCGCTGGCGTTTTACCTGTTCGCAGCGCACCTGTCGCTGGAGCGCGGCAACGACCCCGACCAGCCCCCGCTGCTGAACAAGGTGACCCGTACTCGCTGA
- a CDS encoding acetyl-CoA hydrolase/transferase family protein: MSSPSLRTPQRLTAAEAVSRLRPGARVALSGNAATPTPLLHELMNQGERLRGSELYSVLLMGENPFPDAGSPFLRRALFMGPADRHAYGQGQVDYIPVFLKDIPELFTSGWLPLDAAIVQVSPPDRHGFVSLGTEVVGMQAAARKAPLVIALVNAQMPRMYGDCHLHLSELDVLVEDDFALPGAPAPALTPEEILIGQHIADLVQDGDTLQIGIGAIPDAALAAMHGKKDLGLHTELISTSVMHAVQAGIITGRRKTVHPGQITGTLMLGTPELYRFADRNPMIQMYPSNYTNDVNLIARNHRMTAINSAIEIDLTGQVCADSVGTRMVSGFGGQLDFVRGASASEGGRAIMAVTSTAQVGGRAVSRIVPTLQPGAGVVTTRGDVRYVVTEYGVADLYGLSLSERAQALTAIAHPDFREELRAAAEARGLRPLSVAPGQAGG, from the coding sequence ATGTCCAGTCCATCCTTGCGTACGCCGCAGCGGCTGACGGCCGCCGAGGCCGTATCCCGCCTCCGCCCCGGCGCACGGGTTGCCCTTTCGGGCAATGCCGCCACCCCCACCCCACTGCTACACGAACTGATGAACCAGGGCGAGCGCCTGCGCGGCAGCGAACTCTACTCGGTGCTGCTGATGGGCGAAAACCCTTTTCCCGACGCAGGCAGCCCTTTTCTGCGCCGGGCCCTGTTTATGGGGCCGGCCGACCGTCACGCCTACGGGCAGGGACAAGTGGATTACATCCCGGTGTTCCTTAAGGACATTCCGGAGCTGTTCACGTCGGGCTGGCTGCCGCTGGACGCTGCCATCGTACAGGTGTCGCCGCCTGACCGGCACGGCTTCGTCAGCCTGGGTACCGAGGTGGTGGGCATGCAGGCCGCAGCCCGTAAGGCCCCCCTCGTCATCGCGCTGGTCAATGCCCAGATGCCGCGCATGTACGGCGACTGTCACCTGCACCTGAGCGAACTGGACGTGCTGGTGGAAGACGACTTCGCACTGCCCGGCGCCCCCGCGCCTGCCCTGACGCCCGAAGAAATCCTGATAGGCCAGCACATTGCGGACCTGGTCCAAGACGGCGACACCCTGCAAATCGGTATCGGGGCCATTCCCGACGCGGCGCTGGCGGCCATGCACGGCAAAAAGGATCTGGGCCTGCACACCGAGCTGATCAGCACGTCTGTGATGCACGCGGTACAGGCCGGCATCATCACCGGGCGGCGCAAAACGGTCCATCCCGGCCAGATTACCGGCACGCTGATGCTGGGCACCCCGGAGCTGTACCGCTTTGCCGACCGCAACCCCATGATTCAGATGTACCCCAGCAACTACACCAACGACGTGAACCTGATTGCCCGCAACCACCGCATGACCGCCATCAACTCGGCCATCGAAATTGACCTGACCGGGCAGGTCTGCGCCGACTCGGTGGGCACCCGGATGGTGTCCGGCTTCGGCGGCCAGCTGGATTTCGTGCGCGGGGCCAGCGCCAGCGAGGGCGGGCGGGCCATCATGGCCGTGACCAGTACGGCGCAGGTGGGCGGCCGGGCGGTGTCGCGCATCGTGCCCACGCTGCAACCGGGCGCCGGTGTGGTGACCACCCGGGGCGACGTGCGCTACGTGGTGACGGAATATGGCGTGGCCGACCTGTACGGCCTCAGCCTCAGTGAGCGGGCGCAGGCACTGACGGCCATCGCCCACCCCGATTTCCGTGAGGAGCTGCGGGCCGCTGCCGAAGCCCGTGGCCTGCGCCCGCTGAGCGTGGCTCCGGGGCAGGCGGGCGGCTGA
- a CDS encoding CCA tRNA nucleotidyltransferase, with protein sequence MIPDSSLPVRPAGLTLADFPTLRELCGALEGSGCELYLVGGAVRDRLRGVVGSDLDLLVRHPQLDPDALEDLLRRRLAPAPVLGVGASFRVLKVKWAGEWLDLALPSRAALDAATGAVTGTGPGWLSDPRLPLTDDLARRDFTVNALALRLCPTGTDDLADPFGGRADLEAGRLRASGSAAERLAEDPLRLLRAARFAAQGLTPDAELTAAARALAPRLAEVAPERLWREWLKLFAGPHSAQGLRWLAEVGALGVLVPAWTEVDGLTQHNPHHRETVSDHLLTVVAELDRMGAAPLTRQAGFFHDIGKGRTRTLEQGPQGLHGHFYGHERVGAELTRQSLRRLRADSQHVRDLGRLVELHMRPGQAGSPAAARRLAAAAGDLLDPLLDLYAADRLAHVGEDPAQIQARQDFIRAAAADLPRTFSQHDLALSGHDLRTLGLAPQDIGPVKRWLTEQVLEGRAPNESAALRDLLAGDLLKGDLRVQQPGDPSSDGHGGRPNP encoded by the coding sequence GTGATTCCGGATTCTTCCCTCCCAGTCCGCCCCGCCGGGCTCACGCTGGCCGACTTTCCCACGCTGCGGGAGCTGTGCGGAGCACTGGAGGGCTCGGGCTGCGAACTGTATCTGGTGGGCGGCGCCGTGCGGGACCGGCTGCGCGGTGTGGTCGGCAGCGACCTGGACCTGTTGGTGCGGCACCCACAGCTGGACCCGGACGCCCTGGAAGACCTGCTGCGCCGCCGGCTGGCCCCCGCGCCGGTGCTGGGGGTCGGAGCATCGTTCCGGGTGCTCAAGGTGAAGTGGGCCGGCGAGTGGCTGGACCTGGCCCTGCCCAGCCGCGCCGCTCTGGACGCAGCGACAGGCGCTGTGACAGGCACTGGGCCGGGCTGGCTCAGCGACCCGCGCCTGCCACTGACAGACGACCTGGCGCGGCGCGACTTTACGGTCAATGCGCTGGCCCTGCGCCTGTGCCCGACTGGCACAGACGACCTCGCTGACCCTTTCGGTGGCCGGGCCGACCTGGAGGCGGGGCGGCTGCGGGCCAGCGGGTCGGCGGCGGAGCGGCTGGCCGAAGACCCGCTGCGGTTGCTGCGGGCGGCCCGCTTCGCCGCGCAGGGCCTGACCCCGGATGCCGAGCTGACTGCGGCGGCCCGCGCCCTGGCTCCCCGGCTGGCTGAGGTGGCCCCCGAGCGGCTGTGGCGCGAGTGGCTCAAGCTGTTTGCCGGCCCCCACAGCGCCCAGGGTCTGCGCTGGCTGGCAGAGGTGGGAGCGCTGGGCGTCCTCGTTCCCGCCTGGACCGAAGTGGACGGCCTGACGCAGCACAATCCCCACCACCGCGAAACCGTATCGGACCACCTGCTGACTGTAGTAGCGGAGCTGGACCGCATGGGCGCCGCACCGCTCACCCGGCAGGCGGGCTTTTTCCACGACATCGGCAAGGGGCGCACGCGCACGCTGGAGCAGGGGCCACAGGGCCTGCATGGACATTTTTACGGGCACGAACGGGTGGGGGCCGAGCTGACCCGTCAGAGCCTGCGCCGGCTGCGTGCCGACAGCCAGCATGTGCGCGACCTGGGCCGGCTGGTGGAGCTGCACATGCGCCCCGGTCAGGCGGGCAGCCCGGCCGCCGCCCGCCGCCTGGCCGCTGCTGCCGGCGACCTGCTGGACCCGCTGCTGGACCTCTACGCCGCCGACCGGCTGGCCCATGTGGGCGAAGACCCGGCGCAGATTCAGGCGCGGCAGGACTTTATCCGCGCCGCCGCCGCCGACCTGCCCCGCACGTTTTCGCAGCACGACCTGGCGCTCAGCGGCCACGACCTGCGGACACTGGGCCTGGCCCCGCAGGACATCGGCCCGGTCAAGCGCTGGCTGACCGAACAGGTGCTGGAAGGCCGCGCCCCCAACGAGAGCGCGGCGCTGCGTGACCTGCTGGCTGGTGACCTGCTGAAGGGCGACCTGCGGGTGCAGCAGCCAGGTGACCCCAGCAGCGACGGACACGGAGGGCGGCCAAATCCCTGA